In Nitrososphaerota archaeon, a single genomic region encodes these proteins:
- a CDS encoding TATA-box-binding protein, translated as MPQTKAIVSIQNVVASASIDQRVDLNLITKNFADVEYHPDQFPGLVFRLKDPKTATLVFSSGKMVCTGAKSEELSRRAVQEVVRRLKKGGIPIKNEAKVEIQNIVASVDLGGKIDLEEAAKKLPKSMYEPEQFPGLIHRMADPKTVILIFASGKLVCTGAKREGDVYRAVTNLHVMLEEKGLMIY; from the coding sequence ATGCCCCAAACAAAAGCAATCGTAAGCATCCAGAACGTCGTCGCTTCTGCCTCGATAGACCAGAGGGTCGACCTGAACCTGATAACCAAGAACTTTGCCGACGTCGAGTATCATCCCGACCAGTTCCCCGGACTGGTATTCAGGCTAAAGGACCCAAAGACCGCCACCCTGGTTTTCAGCTCCGGGAAAATGGTCTGCACGGGCGCCAAATCGGAGGAGCTGTCAAGAAGGGCGGTGCAAGAGGTCGTCAGGAGGCTGAAGAAGGGGGGCATCCCCATCAAGAACGAGGCAAAGGTAGAGATACAGAACATCGTGGCATCGGTGGACCTTGGAGGGAAGATTGACCTAGAGGAAGCGGCCAAGAAGTTGCCAAAATCGATGTACGAGCCGGAACAGTTCCCCGGCCTGATCCACAGGATGGCTGACCCCAAGACAGTGATACTTATCTTCGCCTCTGGGAAGCTCGTCTGCACTGGAGCTAAGCGGGAGGGCGACGTCTACAGGGCCGTGACCAACCTGCACGTGATGCTTGAGGAAAAAGGGCTCATGATCTACTGA
- a CDS encoding antibiotic biosynthesis monooxygenase: MTTVLVRHKVEDYAKWKSEYDTLDSFHKTHGVRSAQILRGTDNPNELVVISEFDDAATARAFVQSDELKQIMQRAGVADKPDIYFLDKAASRSFA, from the coding sequence ATGACCACAGTATTGGTTAGACATAAGGTAGAGGATTATGCGAAGTGGAAATCTGAATATGACACCCTAGACTCCTTCCACAAGACCCACGGCGTCAGGAGCGCCCAGATTCTTAGAGGCACGGACAATCCGAACGAGTTGGTTGTCATCAGCGAGTTCGATGACGCAGCCACGGCGCGTGCGTTCGTGCAATCGGATGAGCTGAAGCAGATAATGCAGCGTGCGGGAGTCGCCGACAAGCCTGACATCTACTTCCTCGACAAAGCTGCAAGCCGATCATTCGCTTAG
- a CDS encoding RidA family protein — MRKENIITSEAPSSTLYSQAVKAGNFIYLSGFVGIDSKTKKMSGETIEEQTRQAIQNCISVLRSAGSTLEEVVQCIVLLSNPEDFDGMNREYARFFTKNPPARMVTKLGVALPNVKVSIAMTAVVNSDSA; from the coding sequence ATGCGAAAGGAGAACATCATTACCTCAGAGGCGCCCAGCTCAACGCTTTATAGTCAAGCGGTGAAGGCAGGGAACTTCATCTATCTGTCGGGATTTGTTGGGATTGACTCCAAGACGAAGAAGATGTCGGGTGAAACAATCGAAGAGCAGACTCGCCAGGCGATTCAGAATTGCATCTCTGTTCTCAGGTCTGCGGGGTCTACCCTTGAGGAAGTCGTTCAATGCATCGTGCTGCTGAGTAACCCAGAGGATTTCGACGGTATGAACAGAGAATACGCCAGGTTCTTCACCAAGAATCCGCCTGCAAGAATGGTAACGAAGCTGGGCGTTGCTCTACCGAACGTCAAAGTTTCTATTGCAATGACCGCGGTCGTCAATTCGGACTCCGCCTAG
- a CDS encoding ester cyclase yields the protein MSTEENKRVVRRFISEVLSGGNVGVMDELLAPDYANPSMGVTNRDGFKAVVSGLQAAMPVRDFEIANLVAEGDSVVLRGNYHWTLASGKKVSGRVITYYRLANGKIVEDEPMSIPPLTDVLGGMMPSKSGP from the coding sequence ATGTCCACAGAAGAGAACAAACGGGTCGTCCGCCGATTCATAAGCGAGGTCTTGAGTGGAGGCAACGTCGGCGTAATGGACGAGTTGCTTGCGCCGGATTATGCGAACCCGAGCATGGGTGTCACCAACCGTGATGGCTTCAAGGCCGTGGTTTCCGGCTTGCAAGCGGCAATGCCGGTACGCGACTTCGAAATCGCGAATCTGGTAGCCGAAGGCGATTCGGTCGTACTTCGTGGAAACTATCATTGGACCCTCGCCAGCGGGAAGAAGGTCTCTGGTCGAGTCATCACCTACTACCGTCTCGCTAACGGGAAGATCGTGGAGGATGAACCGATGAGTATACCGCCTCTGACGGACGTGCTGGGTGGCATGATGCCATCGAAGTCCGGCCCCTAA